In Megalops cyprinoides isolate fMegCyp1 chromosome 12, fMegCyp1.pri, whole genome shotgun sequence, the sequence aactgtAATCCAACAGCTTTGAACTCTTGAGCACAAAACACATACTTGAAAACAAATAATCTAAATACTTGATGCACAATTCCATGCAATCTGCATTCATCCTACAAGTGGAACAGGACTTGTCATAGGAAAAGCCCTTGTAAGTCACTGGACTCATTTCAGAATGCTACACACATCTATATTTTAAACACCAATATATAAACCATGAATGAGTCCTACACAAATTGAACACAGCTCTGCAATACCATTTCAATAAAGCCTTCAATCAAGGGTTTAAAGGCATAAATATGAGAAACCTGTGGCAGACCACTCTGGTATAGACCCTTTGCAATACTCACTCGAGTTTCTTGAATTTCTCGAACCCAGCGGCCACATACTGCGCTCCGCTGCGCAGGTCCTGCAGCTCGTGGACCCGGTGGCCCTCGCGGGGCGTGTAGAGGGTCCGCACAGCCGCCGCCGCCTGGATGTTCTGAGTGACGTCATTGAGGAAAGATTCGAGGTTCGCGACCTGCCTGTGGTTCACTACGAACCTCCTGCCAGGGAAGAAAGGGTCCCCGTTGCGGTACACCACCACACTCTTCACCGGGGGCAGCGCCATCCCGTGAGTGGCCATTCCTCTGCCCCTGACCTATCACCACTGTGTCACCTCCCCCcgaatagaagaaaaaaaaaaacttctacaCTTAGAGGTCAGGAAACCAATGTCCCAATAAAAGAAGAGAAAGTGTTTCAGAGTGAAAGGGGAGGAAAGATGTGGCCAAGTCCTGGTTGCCAGCTGTTCGGTGAGCAcccctgttccctctctcttacaTGCCTGCTCTCAGTGACTGCGTTGGGTATGAGTATTtcctggttgccatggcagcagggACAGCATTGACTGGCTGTGCGGGACCGAGCcaccaacagcaacaacaaaggaaggagagagggagggaggagaggaaaaaaaaaagagtgagagaaagcgCTCAAAGCTGAGTCAATAAGATAAGCTCGACGCCCCTCTCCCGCTTTCTTAACTGTGTGGCAACAGGCCTTCGTAAATCACATCGTGGCCCCCATTCCAGTGCTCAATGGCAGCAGTGTACTGCCACATGAGAAGAATAATGAAAGTAATCAGCAGCAAGGAAACCAAATTCAAAggcccaccaccccccaccagtAGGGGAGGTGAATTACCGGGCAAGAAGCGTGAGTGTGAACATGTTTCAGACAGGCTTTGAACTAACACAACTTGCTAGCCTCAAGTAATACAACTGTCATTAACCCTCCATGTCAAACAGTGTGTGAATTATCAGCAGTAATTCATCCTGGGGACTCAGCAGCATATAGAGTGGGACCTGCCACGCAATGAGTTCCTTAGATAACGGAGGCAGGGATACACTAACGGGGACtgcaattttaaatgtaatcttCACTTCACAGGGGCAATTCAGAAACTACTGATGTAACCTGGGGAGACGGGATGTACACGAGTCTATCATGAGGCAACTGAATGAGCAGGTTACTTAATAAATTTGCCACATGAGCAAGCTGCAGTATTTTCACATTCATACTCAATTTGGTTCCTTGAAGATCAGAGATTCAAACTCACCTCCATCTCACTAAAGCAGGTACTGGGCTTCAGATAACTCACAATAATCAACAGGTATGCAAGACTTCTGAGACGGTGCAAGAGCATTAACACGGTGTTCACATCAGTGGGAACAATGGGGTCTATTGACCTGGGATTTCAAAACAAGTCAGAACACACGtgaaagttgttttttgtgcaaaaataatttaataactgtccttttttacataaacacaaaatacacagtCTCATGACTCAAGCACTTTACAGTTTAAGATACTTCTCAATTTtacatagtaaaaaaaaaaaattcagtgtgATGAAGTAAGAAGGGTTGTCAGATGGTGTGTCTTTAGCAATTCAGTCCAGACCTTGTCAGACCTGGGTGCACTCCTTGTCTGTATCCGCATTTTCCATTCTGCACGAAGGCCGGCGCTGATTTCACCCCTTCACCCTTTGATTTAACTATGGGTAAGGTGAAACTTAACTAAGACCACTTTAGGTTTACTCTTCGGTTTCCAGGTTCTCTCCGGATAAATGTACGAACCTTAGTGAACAAGCAGATTGCAGCCTTAATACTTGCCTATTTACTGTGACAAAGGAAGTAGTGCATGCCTATCAGCCCAAAAAATGCACTTCCAGTCCTGCATTTGGCTCTAGTCGGCCAGTTCAAAGCTTCGATGTTGACCACAGCCTCTACTGTTCTGCAAGTCCCAGCCTCTGTTTCAGCAACAGATACTGCAATGAAGGCATATAATGGAATCAAGTCAATctgtcttttcatttctgtccagTGTTTCAGACATATAGGTCCACATGGGTGCAACAAAATGAAGGATGTGTCAAATAAAAGCAATGTCAGGAAGACTTGTTCTCTTCTGATTTTCATGACTTTCAAtccatcattttctttgttaGCAAAATGCCTTCGCTCACACATAACTGTATACTTTCACTTGTGTGGTAAATAGGAGTAAATGAATTGTCTAAAAGTGTTCCTATATGTAGAGCAGATGGAGAGCCATGCtgtaaatgcaatatatttcaaagCAGTCGGTTCATTCTTCTTGTATCTTGTGCCATCCCCATGCATTCAAAAACTAGATGAGTTCAAATACAGAAGCTATGAACCTATGCTCACATAATCAGGCATTAGAAGTTCCATCTCAGGAATGTTGTATATGGAAACATTCAGTAGCAAGATGAAATAATTATACACGTGGTCCACAGTTCCAGGTCTCAGTTCCAAGCCCAAAGCAGTAGTGTCTTGGCTGATCTCAGCTCACTCAACTCTATGGATTTTACAAATCCATTTAACCTGCTTTCCAGTTCTGGTTCTGCTAGAGAACTTGCAGAATGCCCTCTGGGGCCAGGATGGAGTAGTGCAAGTTAAACTCAAGGGCACTACAGCAgcgccccacctgggaattgaactggcaacctgtAGATTGCGAGacctgctcattaccactatgtCCTATCCCTGGTCTTTCAGCTCCGACCTTGCTAGCTGGTGGGGAGTCTTACCTTCTTCCGGCTAGCAATGGCTTGTTGCAGCCACAGCAGTTCCATGGCCAGGTTTTTCCGGTGCAGTCTCAGGTCCTCCTGGTTCCTGGGGAGTTCCTGAACCAGGGAGCGATTCCGGGGTCCTGAGGCAGGGATACACAGCAGACCACAAGGAACATattacatgtcatttttttttggggggggggggggggcgtttgaACTGGAGAGCAGGCTTGAGATCTGAAGGTTTGAGTCTCATAATTCTATTTTTAGCTTTAGCCATGACCAAGGTGTTATTCCTCATTTTCATCCCCAAAAAAGATGTAGTCTGAATGTGTTTCAAATTAGACATATTCCAATATTCAGTGCCCATATTCATGTCAGCTTATCTTTTATGGTTCACTTTTATATCCAACCAATATATTGTATTCTCTTTATATATTAAGATACCATATTAAGATAcgcatatttttttattatttcttacaTACGTGGGACAACTTACAATGCATTCAACCTTTCCATAACCAACTGATACAACTACTTTTACTGTAGACAGTAGAGGAAGTACTTAAAATATCGAGTACTTTTTAAAAGGGTACGGCATTAGTATCTTACCAGGGATTCAGATCCATTCAAATCAAGCGGGACTTGAAATCTGAAGTCCCAGCACAAAAGGTCAAACTATACCAACTGCTACAGTTTAAGCAAAAGTTTTCAAAAAGAGTACCTTTCTGGAGAAAGCTGCCGCCCCCTTCGATGGTCATGCTGTCCCAGACGGACGTTTCATCGGTCAGGCTCAGCGATGCCCCTCCTTCCAATGGTTCATCTTTGCTGTGTGCCTCAGGGCTAGGTCCAGGACCACTggtttgcagtgctgtttcGTTATGGCCCTCTGCTGGCCTGGAGGACGCATCGTCCTCTACAGTGGCGATGTGGTGGGAACAGACAGGCTGGCTGTTGTCCTTCTCTGGCACCTGACTCTCAGCGGACGCTTCCTCCCTTGGTtcttctgtctgtttatttgaaCTGGCTGCACTGCATGGCTTTCCTGACTCCCCTGTGGTAGTGCTAGCAGCTTTTTGTCGTAAAATGGCCTGCAAGCATATCAAGCATTTACAATTGGTCTGGTGATTAACAGAAACTTGTGgaattttctttcttcttgGAATAGTTTTTACAACAATTAACAGCTGCTACTTAGCATTACTTGTAAAAGTCGCCATTTAATACGATGGAGTGGGTCTGAGTCATTTTGGGTGTCAGTTCTCTTAAAaccctacattttttttcagtgtattgaaatgtattattttgtattcacTTATCTATGTGTGAaagttgttatttattttaattgtcaCATAAAACTGTGATGACTGCTTTAGGAAAATGTGACAGATTACAAATAGGATACttacattttcaatgaaataagGTTTTGGTATTATGGACCCCCTCCATTCCAGATGACTAAGTTCCCCCTCGATCTCTCGCACTATCTCTTCATATTCAGCACTCAGGCCACTGAACACTTTCCTAATCAAGAATCCGCGTGCTTTTGCCTGTAAcagtgaaaacataaaatatgtacacataaaacattacagagaTACAGCATTTGTGATTTCTATTTAAATGATcaacatcacagaaaaaaaacccagcacacaaaaatatgttgtaaaaGTTATAGATTTATGTTGTCTCACTGTTTTCTTAGCTTGTCAGTGACTTgcttaatttatcatttttttctgacttaTGTAATGGATTCTTCTGCAGTTTCAAGCTTTGCTAGTTATTTGTATTTGGTGGTGATGTTGGGAAGATGTTTCAAGACTGTaaactgaaacaagaaaaaagcaGTAAAGGACAGAGCTAGTTAGCTAGAGATGCAGGATTCatccagccagctagctaacctgcAGGAATCTCTCAGGAATGCAGTATTTCCTCCTGTTAAACCAAAGGATAAAATGAAagataattttaaaaaaatagcaaatgttCTTATTTCTGATACATGTTTCATGATTTCTCTGATGTTTCATCCTCACCCAAAAAGGCAAATAATGTATActccctttaaaataaaatgtcatgttttctttAGTGGATATTTTGACTGACTGTGTCAGTACTTTGGCTTTCAATACAGA encodes:
- the iqcc gene encoding IQ domain-containing protein C gives rise to the protein MFSLLQAKARGFLIRKVFSGLSAEYEEIVREIEGELSHLEWRGSIIPKPYFIENAILRQKAASTTTGESGKPCSAASSNKQTEEPREEASAESQVPEKDNSQPVCSHHIATVEDDASSRPAEGHNETALQTSGPGPSPEAHSKDEPLEGGASLSLTDETSVWDSMTIEGGGSFLQKGPRNRSLVQELPRNQEDLRLHRKNLAMELLWLQQAIASRKKVGRCCSALEFNLHYSILAPEGILQVL